The following proteins are co-located in the Nocardia bhagyanarayanae genome:
- a CDS encoding helix-turn-helix domain-containing protein, with amino-acid sequence MTHQRHPPQPPTLGTALRQIREYLGLSREAAYAHTRVSVSHLKNIERDDKTPSPPLLDDLIRGYRLDPTQAEYLHNLRGTPHHLDPPDVLRAKILESPRLATHLLDLERRGVLAAYVDPTWTILFSNGLFRTANPGLDEQGSVPVWVFSRAGRSVLADYDAEAHIAVSSVRGVSGRFRGSLQVREIFGRLRNNPEFRERWHTTIDVTFIRPTETPVRLRDDTGNTTAYTLTISPTDPTHEIHLLTAVQTDLGETWL; translated from the coding sequence ATGACCCACCAACGCCATCCACCTCAGCCACCTACCCTCGGCACGGCATTGCGCCAGATCCGCGAGTACCTCGGCCTATCGCGCGAAGCCGCCTACGCCCACACAAGAGTGAGCGTCAGCCACCTCAAAAACATCGAACGGGACGACAAGACCCCCAGTCCCCCGCTACTCGATGACCTCATCCGCGGCTACCGCCTCGATCCGACGCAAGCCGAGTACCTCCACAACTTGCGCGGCACCCCGCATCACCTCGACCCACCCGATGTACTGCGCGCGAAAATCCTTGAATCCCCAAGGCTGGCCACCCATCTACTGGACCTCGAGCGACGGGGAGTGCTCGCGGCCTACGTCGATCCGACCTGGACCATCCTCTTCTCCAACGGCTTGTTCCGGACAGCCAACCCCGGGCTCGACGAACAAGGATCGGTGCCGGTGTGGGTGTTCAGCCGTGCAGGAAGATCAGTCCTCGCCGACTATGACGCCGAAGCCCACATCGCGGTCTCCTCCGTCCGCGGCGTCTCCGGCCGATTCCGCGGCTCCTTACAGGTCCGCGAGATCTTCGGTCGGCTGCGCAACAACCCCGAGTTCCGCGAACGCTGGCACACCACCATCGACGTCACCTTCATCCGCCCCACCGAGACCCCCGTGCGCCTACGCGACGACACCGGAAACACCACCGCCTACACCCTCACCATCTCCCCCACCGACCCCACGCACGAGATACACCTCCTCACCGCCGTACAGACGGATCTCGGCGAGACGTGGCTCTAA
- a CDS encoding cutinase family protein: MRGRRIAAAAAATVCGTVAANVMLGASTAWSVPIGPGCPALYVIGVQGTGQSAPNADPLADTGVVGALIAPVVSAVPHLVQRSYIPYGAGFGGIVPGGGPDPYVASVTDGRTKLDAAAAEIVAACPSTLIAAVGFSQGAQAVSSFARDVGAGAGPVPADKIAGVALYSNPDRAPGAGVLPGRPGQLTPDPAPGTAGAAIAGVRIANPPAAGSGIAGAADFGALTGRVADICTDGDLACSAPDRAAVLRFAAIIGAQADLANPLAALGSINASLSGALGEAWNTVLANDFRVGHGVVDYAPTASLAQRLIEAADPRITPADPGLAAARWGEIIAAITVNPLELGKLFGQLAGAWGQLADDNADLVNPLIWARYLDTVNRHNNYALGQLDSGIAWLIALAHDLAGSRR; the protein is encoded by the coding sequence ATGAGAGGCAGGCGTATCGCTGCCGCTGCCGCGGCGACGGTGTGCGGCACCGTCGCGGCGAACGTCATGCTCGGCGCGTCGACCGCGTGGTCTGTGCCGATCGGTCCGGGCTGCCCAGCGCTGTATGTGATTGGTGTCCAAGGAACGGGTCAGTCGGCACCGAACGCTGACCCGCTGGCCGACACCGGGGTCGTGGGCGCGCTGATCGCGCCTGTGGTCTCTGCGGTGCCGCATCTAGTGCAGCGCAGCTACATTCCCTACGGCGCCGGTTTCGGCGGCATCGTGCCCGGCGGCGGTCCTGACCCTTATGTGGCGTCGGTGACCGACGGGCGTACCAAGCTCGACGCCGCAGCCGCCGAGATCGTTGCGGCCTGCCCGTCGACGCTGATCGCCGCGGTCGGGTTTTCCCAGGGGGCGCAGGCAGTGTCGAGTTTCGCGCGCGACGTGGGTGCGGGAGCCGGGCCGGTCCCTGCGGACAAGATCGCGGGGGTCGCGCTCTACTCAAACCCGGATCGGGCACCCGGCGCGGGTGTGCTCCCGGGCCGACCCGGCCAACTGACGCCGGACCCGGCACCCGGAACGGCCGGCGCCGCGATTGCGGGGGTGCGGATCGCGAACCCGCCGGCGGCGGGAAGTGGAATCGCCGGTGCCGCCGATTTCGGAGCGTTGACCGGACGTGTGGCCGACATCTGCACCGACGGCGATCTGGCCTGCTCGGCACCGGACCGGGCCGCGGTCTTGCGATTCGCTGCGATCATCGGCGCCCAGGCCGATCTGGCTAACCCGCTGGCCGCGCTGGGCTCGATCAACGCCAGCTTGTCGGGGGCACTCGGGGAGGCATGGAACACAGTGCTGGCCAACGATTTCCGCGTCGGCCACGGGGTGGTGGACTATGCTCCGACCGCGAGCCTGGCGCAGCGACTGATCGAGGCCGCCGATCCGCGGATCACCCCTGCCGACCCAGGGCTCGCAGCGGCGCGCTGGGGCGAGATCATCGCAGCGATCACGGTGAACCCCCTAGAACTCGGCAAGCTGTTTGGTCAGCTGGCCGGTGCGTGGGGTCAGCTGGCCGACGACAACGCCGACCTGGTCAATCCGCTCATTTGGGCGCGCTACCTTGACACGGTCAATCGGCACAACAACTACGCGCTCGGCCAACTGGACTCGGGCATCGCTTGGTTGATCGCGCTGGCCCACGACCTCGCCGGGAGTCGGCGATGA
- a CDS encoding lipase family protein has protein sequence MNDVADEFYRGPILDYEIRRGELLRRRRVRVPQLDGGVAEAWQIVYASRSAFGAAIAASGIVIAPDQKQTPTAILVYCPAFHGLGGTENAPSQRLAAGTALDTEAIGAALERGWVVVVPDGQGMGLTGLGPMRFLARAAGARAALDAIRAVGGLQDVDWPPLPALAWGYADGGRTAVSVAEHRTRYAPEVDLRGVAAGAVVSDLRDLVQTHDGGPWSGLGLAGMVGLSRAYSHLPLRHILSAAGYEAVEAAEHLGVEDIRRSFPAPLDHWCVRPDPWNDPLWRYVLESERTAHESAPQVPVHLYHGTEDVLVPITQGRNLFGAYRAMAVDLSWREYTTGHARAARAGQPEALAQLEAFLHRKPRDAGRAT, from the coding sequence ATGAACGATGTGGCCGACGAGTTCTACCGGGGGCCGATCCTGGATTACGAGATCCGGCGCGGAGAACTGCTGCGCCGCCGCCGCGTCCGAGTTCCCCAGCTCGACGGCGGGGTCGCAGAAGCGTGGCAGATCGTCTACGCCTCCAGGTCGGCGTTCGGCGCCGCGATCGCAGCCTCGGGCATCGTGATAGCACCCGACCAGAAGCAAACGCCGACGGCAATCCTGGTGTACTGCCCGGCGTTCCACGGGCTCGGTGGCACAGAGAACGCGCCCTCACAGCGCTTGGCGGCGGGCACCGCACTCGACACCGAAGCGATTGGGGCGGCGCTCGAACGCGGATGGGTCGTGGTGGTCCCCGACGGCCAAGGCATGGGATTGACCGGCCTGGGTCCGATGCGATTCCTGGCCCGAGCGGCCGGTGCTCGCGCCGCGCTGGACGCGATTCGCGCAGTCGGGGGCCTGCAGGACGTGGACTGGCCGCCGCTGCCAGCGCTGGCATGGGGGTACGCCGACGGCGGACGGACCGCCGTGTCGGTCGCCGAGCACCGGACACGCTACGCACCCGAAGTCGACCTACGTGGCGTTGCTGCCGGAGCGGTGGTCAGCGACCTGCGGGACCTGGTGCAGACCCACGATGGCGGCCCGTGGTCGGGGCTTGGCTTGGCCGGGATGGTTGGTCTGTCTCGCGCCTACAGCCACCTGCCGCTGCGGCACATCCTGTCTGCAGCGGGCTATGAGGCGGTCGAGGCCGCCGAGCATCTGGGCGTCGAAGACATCCGCCGCAGTTTCCCCGCACCGCTGGACCACTGGTGTGTGCGACCGGATCCGTGGAACGACCCACTGTGGCGCTACGTCCTCGAATCCGAACGCACTGCCCACGAATCGGCACCGCAGGTTCCGGTCCACCTGTATCACGGCACCGAAGACGTCCTGGTGCCGATCACCCAGGGCCGCAATCTCTTCGGCGCCTACCGCGCGATGGCGGTGGACCTGAGCTGGCGCGAATACACCACCGGTCACGCCCGCGCGGCCCGCGCCGGACAACCCGAAGCTCTCGCCCAGCTGGAGGCGTTCCTGCACCGCAAACCCCGCGACGCGGGCCGAGCTACCTGA
- a CDS encoding cutinase family protein, with translation MDTGVLGLVLGPLKSGTDRVERAYVPYGYDDSMKRLPYEEAAAAAEERLEQMANEILERCSDTRIAAVGYAHGAPPVQRWAHRVGASQSRVPADRVAAVALLANPDRAPRTPVLPGRPNATTPAAVPGTAGAAVGAITLLGSATTGAGITATASSAAATATGYGALTGRVGDWCAAGDATCDTPPQSPLAATVANIAARSNLGDPIAAITTIAQALASTTFTAATTVINEDLHGTTLDELTYQPQASLGQRLVEASNPDTPAPEGRDVLAALAKLGGIGFHAVVAVAREVLTPATIAELATVGMASPWAAVGALGAKVAGAVANLVPPQTASRWINDTFEAITSTVTDPGELYALAGTARYSDTHGRTGAYRRTPATPDGDSTLTTVTNWLAAAADDLAAATPTTKTPVTRTTTAVPNSTGPRGSSTRTPPAPRPDTPTPGMTSGARTSTSGTDAGP, from the coding sequence GTGGACACCGGTGTCCTCGGGCTGGTGCTGGGCCCGCTGAAGTCGGGCACCGATCGTGTCGAACGCGCCTACGTGCCATACGGATACGACGACTCCATGAAGCGATTGCCCTACGAAGAGGCGGCCGCGGCGGCCGAGGAGCGCCTCGAGCAGATGGCGAACGAAATTCTCGAGCGGTGCTCGGACACCCGGATCGCCGCTGTCGGATACGCCCACGGCGCGCCCCCGGTGCAGCGGTGGGCCCACCGCGTCGGTGCGAGCCAATCCCGCGTCCCCGCCGACCGGGTAGCGGCCGTGGCACTGCTGGCCAATCCCGATCGCGCACCACGAACACCGGTGCTGCCGGGTCGGCCGAACGCCACGACACCGGCCGCGGTGCCCGGAACCGCCGGTGCGGCGGTAGGCGCCATCACCCTGCTCGGTTCGGCGACCACCGGTGCCGGAATCACCGCGACCGCCTCATCGGCCGCCGCGACGGCGACCGGGTACGGGGCACTGACGGGCAGGGTAGGGGACTGGTGCGCCGCCGGAGACGCCACCTGCGACACGCCACCGCAGTCTCCGCTGGCTGCCACCGTGGCCAACATCGCCGCCCGCTCGAACCTCGGTGACCCGATCGCCGCGATCACCACCATCGCGCAAGCCCTCGCCTCGACCACATTCACCGCAGCGACCACCGTGATCAACGAGGACCTGCACGGCACGACCCTCGACGAGCTGACCTACCAACCACAAGCCAGCCTCGGGCAGCGGCTCGTCGAGGCGTCGAACCCGGACACCCCCGCGCCTGAAGGCCGCGACGTGCTGGCCGCCTTGGCGAAACTCGGCGGCATCGGATTCCACGCCGTTGTCGCCGTCGCGCGGGAAGTGCTGACCCCGGCCACCATCGCCGAACTCGCGACCGTCGGCATGGCCAGCCCATGGGCGGCCGTCGGCGCGCTGGGCGCGAAAGTCGCTGGCGCGGTGGCGAACCTGGTACCACCACAAACCGCGTCGCGATGGATCAACGACACGTTCGAGGCGATCACCTCCACGGTCACCGATCCCGGTGAGTTGTATGCGCTCGCTGGGACCGCCCGCTACAGCGACACCCACGGCCGCACCGGTGCCTACCGCCGCACCCCGGCCACACCCGACGGCGACTCCACCCTGACCACAGTGACCAATTGGCTCGCCGCCGCCGCGGACGACCTCGCTGCGGCTACGCCGACCACCAAAACACCGGTTACCCGAACCACAACCGCCGTCCCGAACTCGACCGGCCCGCGCGGCAGCAGCACTCGCACGCCACCGGCACCGCGACCCGACACACCCACACCAGGAATGACGAGCGGCGCGAGGACATCGACCTCCGGCACCGATGCCGGACCCTGA
- a CDS encoding SCO6880 family protein: MSTRMYGRWEKPRSAGFFGLTWGVSMLGLGLIVAIMVAFMVWQSLSVAGAVAVAAAVVFVPMAVTYRGRTGWELVALHGQYALARAAGETIYRAGRFSRLPGRAKLPGLLADSRLSEYETAGGRRFAMLHIRRSDHYAVVLRVMPRGQELVDQSAIDTWVEEYGHFLAAQSRSGEVVAVTAVLESVVETRLRQQREVTELVRRDAPDYAQAVMREAAADTGGSGVRVEARIAVTYRPIGRGRIRRDEAEQAREIGRRLQTVVSQLARAGLPATPMRAGELMALVRSRYDLASQRDVELAGESITDTQSWGSVGPVAHEDRWDHLIHDGGRSITWEMDGAPRGAVNERVLDELLRPRLDVPRKRVAIFYRLHSAAEATTLVDNDFRDAIAAEQTERGIASASARIRVTNTQASREEQARGAGLTRVGLLVTVTDRLNADMPGIEASLRGMTAASRLGVRRCYATQASTFAASLGIGVVLPEHASIPKRVTA; this comes from the coding sequence ATGAGTACCCGCATGTACGGGCGGTGGGAAAAGCCGCGCAGCGCCGGGTTTTTCGGCCTCACATGGGGCGTATCGATGCTCGGGCTCGGGCTGATCGTCGCGATCATGGTCGCCTTCATGGTGTGGCAGTCGCTGTCGGTGGCCGGTGCGGTGGCCGTGGCGGCGGCGGTGGTGTTCGTGCCGATGGCCGTCACCTACCGCGGCCGCACCGGCTGGGAACTCGTGGCGTTGCACGGCCAGTACGCGCTGGCACGCGCGGCCGGGGAGACCATCTATCGCGCAGGCCGCTTCTCGCGTCTGCCCGGACGGGCGAAACTCCCTGGGCTGCTGGCGGATTCGCGGCTGAGTGAATACGAGACGGCAGGTGGGCGGCGGTTCGCGATGCTGCACATCCGCCGCAGCGACCATTACGCGGTAGTGCTGCGGGTGATGCCGCGCGGTCAGGAGTTGGTGGACCAGTCGGCCATCGATACCTGGGTGGAGGAGTACGGACATTTCCTCGCGGCGCAAAGCCGCAGCGGCGAGGTTGTCGCGGTCACCGCGGTGCTGGAAAGCGTGGTGGAGACCCGGCTGCGCCAGCAGCGGGAAGTGACCGAACTCGTGCGCCGCGACGCGCCGGACTACGCCCAAGCGGTGATGCGCGAAGCGGCCGCCGACACCGGCGGTTCCGGGGTGCGGGTGGAAGCGCGAATCGCGGTCACCTACCGACCGATCGGGCGAGGCCGCATCCGTCGCGACGAAGCCGAGCAGGCCCGCGAAATCGGACGCCGCCTGCAAACGGTCGTCTCGCAACTCGCGCGCGCAGGCCTGCCCGCGACACCGATGCGAGCGGGGGAACTGATGGCGCTGGTCCGCTCCCGCTACGACCTGGCTTCTCAGCGTGATGTCGAACTGGCCGGAGAGTCGATCACCGACACCCAGAGCTGGGGCAGTGTCGGCCCAGTCGCGCACGAGGACCGCTGGGACCACCTCATCCACGACGGGGGACGCTCGATCACCTGGGAGATGGACGGGGCCCCGCGAGGCGCGGTCAACGAGCGGGTCCTCGACGAACTCTTGCGACCGCGGCTCGACGTGCCCCGCAAACGAGTCGCCATCTTCTACCGCCTGCACTCAGCGGCCGAGGCAACCACCTTGGTGGACAACGATTTCCGTGACGCGATCGCCGCTGAGCAGACCGAACGGGGGATCGCCAGCGCCTCGGCGCGGATCCGGGTCACCAACACCCAGGCATCCCGGGAGGAGCAGGCACGAGGCGCCGGGCTGACACGGGTGGGGCTGCTGGTGACCGTGACCGACCGCCTCAACGCCGACATGCCGGGAATCGAGGCATCGCTGCGGGGAATGACCGCAGCCAGCCGGCTGGGGGTGCGCCGCTGCTACGCCACGCAAGCCAGCACGTTCGCCGCGTCGCTGGGCATCGGTGTGGTCCTGCCCGAGCATGCGTCCATCCCGAAGCGGGTCACAGCATGA
- a CDS encoding C40 family peptidase: MTALLAPVVLMVALLMAVAVRPEGSDCSSPVRGDESGMSGATGHLVAGLSERQLQLARDGVAIGKRRGMPAAVIISELAAQATESTFRNLANPVVPESLNYPHDGLGYDHDSVGPHQMRYSVWGSVGIAALMNSDYQINWFYDKTEALGADAREMSPTALAQEIERSTYPDAYARHLDLARQLYARFADLDVGPIPDDREPTEPRPDERPVITGCSSPTTPPDIVPASDFGLAVIAHAQRWMGTSYVWGGGDIHGPTNGGFDCSGLTLYAIYHASGGQIRLPHYTQAQQDHPTARPVPNEQRAPGDLIFFTYPGDTDSHHVGVYTGRDEHGTEMLLHAPQTGQVVTLTPLSAWDGERMDVRRYGGTNSRGDSDAV; the protein is encoded by the coding sequence GTGACCGCGCTGCTGGCTCCGGTGGTGCTGATGGTCGCCCTGCTGATGGCCGTGGCGGTGCGACCGGAGGGCAGCGACTGCTCGTCGCCGGTGCGCGGCGACGAGTCTGGGATGTCCGGCGCGACAGGGCATTTGGTGGCGGGGCTTTCGGAACGGCAGCTGCAACTGGCCCGTGACGGAGTCGCGATCGGCAAACGCCGCGGGATGCCCGCCGCTGTCATCATCTCCGAACTCGCCGCTCAAGCAACAGAATCGACCTTCCGCAACCTCGCCAACCCGGTCGTCCCGGAGTCGCTGAACTATCCCCACGACGGCCTTGGCTACGACCACGACTCCGTCGGCCCCCACCAAATGCGTTACAGCGTCTGGGGTTCGGTCGGCATCGCGGCGCTGATGAACAGCGACTACCAGATCAACTGGTTTTACGACAAAACCGAAGCACTCGGCGCGGACGCCCGGGAAATGTCACCGACCGCGTTGGCCCAGGAGATTGAACGCTCCACCTACCCCGACGCCTACGCCCGCCACCTCGACCTCGCCCGCCAGCTCTACGCGAGATTCGCCGACCTCGACGTCGGCCCCATCCCGGACGACCGCGAACCGACCGAACCCCGCCCGGACGAGCGCCCGGTAATCACCGGGTGCAGCTCGCCGACCACACCACCGGATATCGTCCCCGCCAGCGACTTCGGCTTGGCGGTCATCGCGCACGCCCAGCGATGGATGGGCACATCCTACGTCTGGGGCGGTGGCGACATCCACGGACCCACCAACGGCGGATTCGACTGCAGCGGATTGACTCTGTATGCGATCTACCACGCCTCCGGCGGGCAGATACGGCTGCCGCACTACACCCAAGCCCAGCAAGACCATCCGACGGCTCGGCCCGTGCCGAACGAGCAACGCGCTCCTGGGGACTTGATCTTTTTCACCTACCCCGGAGATACCGACTCCCATCATGTCGGCGTCTATACCGGTCGCGACGAGCACGGCACCGAGATGCTCCTGCACGCGCCCCAGACGGGACAGGTCGTGACGTTGACGCCACTGAGCGCATGGGACGGCGAACGCATGGATGTGCGCCGATACGGAGGCACCAACTCTCGCGGAGATTCCGATGCCGTGTGA